GAACTGGGGAAGGCAGAAGGGAATCATACCGTACTTGAATGCCAGGACCAGACTCAGTAAGTGCTTTAAGAATGAGTGAACGTATCGTGAGCAATCCAATTGAGTTGCACAAGCTGTCGCTAGTGGACAAGCAGAAAGGGGACACCTCGGGATCGAGTGGTGCGGCCGGCACTGGAAGCGGAGCCAATGATGGCAACAGCAACGCTGGCAACAGCAACGCTGGCAATAGCAACGCTGGCGGAGCTGGTGTTACGGGTACACCGGTGAAGCAGAGAGCTCGGCCTGTAGTTCCCATCGCGAGTCCCACTAAGGTGAAGGAAGAGCCCAAGTCTGAAGACGGCCTGTACAAGCTGGCCTCGAAGCAGCGTGAGATCTTTGAGCTGGAGCAGAAGCTAAAGCAAGCGCGCGTAGAGTTGAAGCAACTAGAGGAAGAGGTAGGCAAGTCGCTTGGGTACGCGGGTATGCCTCAGGAGAGTCTGCGGAACAGGTTGCAGAAACGCATTGAGGAAGTGAACAGGTCCCCCAACGTGATCCGCACCAAACAGTCGATGAGCAACTTGATCCAGCGTGGGAACACACTATTCATGGACGGTTCTTCCTCGGCAAGAGGAGCCACAGATAGAGACATGAGAACCGATCAGCGCAGGAGTGCACACGCACATGCAGCTGCTCCTGCCCAGGCACAGCCATCGGCCCACCGCCAGAACGGCCCACCGCTGCCATCGAGACCCAGGGAACCACAgaagaacttcttcaagagCATAGTGGACAAGTTCCACGAGATGACacaagaggaagaggacTTCGACGACCAGACCACCAGCAACCACAAAGATAAGTACTACATTGGCGAGACATACGGTTACGATCAAGACGAAGAAGACGAGGACCCCGAGGACCACGGAGAACCCCTAGAGCACATCAATGACATTCCAACGACACTGTTCAAGAGGTGATGTGGCCCGCCTGATATGCTACAGCACTACGCCAAGGGCCTCAACCTGTCCATTGCTATATGGCCTCCACCATACAGGTTACCGTATACGAAACTGGGTATTCCACACGTGATTTTTCAGGCCttgtttctttcaaattttcagCCAATAGGCGGCGAGTAGCAGCGCTGGGCGAGGATAATAGCACAATTTGAAGGCGATGAGCTGTGTGTATTGGCACTATTTCTGGGTTTAATTGTGTGGTATTGGCTTGCTCTGGAGGGTAGTGTGTCTGGAGGATGAGTGATGAGTATCAGTCTGTGAAGCAGGAGCTGAAGGCTCTTCTTGCTGACCGGAAGGAGCTTGAGGACAAGCTGGACAAGTTGCAGCAGGAGATATACGACAAGGAGAGCGAGTATTTTGATGTTGACGGCGGTTCGAAGAGCTACCACAATATCCTTCGTGGGTTTGACGGCATGAGCAGGACTCAGAGCAACAACTCGAA
This is a stretch of genomic DNA from Nakaseomyces glabratus chromosome M, complete sequence. It encodes these proteins:
- the ACF4 gene encoding Acf4p (CAGL0M09273g~Ortholog of S. cerevisiae : ACF4 and Saccharomyces cerevisiae S288C : YJR083C), giving the protein MSERIVSNPIELHKLSLVDKQKGDTSGSSGAAGTGSGANDGNSNAGNSNAGNSNAGGAGVTGTPVKQRARPVVPIASPTKVKEEPKSEDGLYKLASKQREIFELEQKLKQARVELKQLEEEVGKSLGYAGMPQESLRNRLQKRIEEVNRSPNVIRTKQSMSNLIQRGNTLFMDGSSSARGATDRDMRTDQRRSAHAHAAAPAQAQPSAHRQNGPPLPSRPREPQKNFFKSIVDKFHEMTQEEEDFDDQTTSNHKDKYYIGETYGYDQDEEDEDPEDHGEPLEHINDIPTTLFKR
- the EAF6 gene encoding Eaf6p (CAGL0M09295g~Ortholog(s) have role in DNA repair, histone acetylation and NuA3a histone acetyltransferase complex, NuA3b histone acetyltransferase complex, NuA4 histone acetyltransferase complex localization) → MSDEYQSVKQELKALLADRKELEDKLDKLQQEIYDKESEYFDVDGGSKSYHNILRGFDGMSRTQSNNSNMTNNDRIFSLSSASYVKQVQDQ